A segment of the Caloranaerobacter ferrireducens genome:
ATGTTATTTGCACAAATTATAAATAGAGAATATATATAAGGAGATATAAGGAGGATTAACCATGAAAAAGTGGTTTGAAAGATTATTAAAAAAAATTGAAGAGGCAAATAGAAAGAATTTTGGAACTGGAAGAATGGATTGCTGTGAATTAAATAAAAAAGGTAATAACGAAAGAAAAAAGTGACATCAATAGACAGATGTCACTTTTTTTCTAATCTATATCTATAATTTCTATTTTAGAAAGAAGATTTTCTTTCTAAATATTTTATAATAATTTTACTTATTAAAAAGGTTAAAGGAAATAGTATAAAAAGTTGAATAACAGGTATTAAACCTATATTTGTGTTTGGGAATAGTGGCATTTTGCTACTATAACTCCATCTTCCTGTATATAGAGCGCTAATTTCAAAATAAAAGCTTAAAGATATAGCATACAATCCGATGATAATAAACTCTTTAAAACTCCATTTTTTAATTATCCAATTAATATCATGATTTACTAATACTAATAATCCATACAATATTAATGTCATAACTATGTCGCCAAAAGTTGCACTTGCCATTAATCTTGAGTGGCTACTAAGATTAGTTACAGTATAAAAAATTCCACATTGCCAATATTCCCAAGTATATTGGAATAGAAAAGAAATGATTGTTACAACTATGATATTTCGAATAAGTTTTCTCATAGAGTAACCCTCCTTTAGATTATTTATAAAATTATTATATATTAATAAACAAATGGACGGAAGATAAATTTGCTGATAGAGCAAAACTTTGATTTTTAAACAAAGTAGATTTTATTGTAATACATGAGATAAATTATAGTATTAATTTCATAATTTCTTCACAAGTGAGTTATATAATGAACATAACAAGAGGTAGAAAAGGAGGATGCTGAATGGA
Coding sequences within it:
- a CDS encoding LDCC motif putative metal-binding protein — its product is MKKWFERLLKKIEEANRKNFGTGRMDCCELNKKGNNERKK